TGTTCGCTTTTGCGATCAGGCCAATCGGGCTTTGGGGCATGCGACCTTGTTTTGCAGCCCATCGGCAAAAACCGCCCAATGCGGTTAAGTAGTAGTTGCTTGTCCGATTGCTGATCTTTGACTCGCCGTCGGTTTCCCTGCGGAGTTTCAGGTACGTATTGACGCGATCGGTCGCGTTGTAGGCGACGAGATCATCGAGCTTAGTGAAGCGGCACCACGTGAAAACCGCCTCAATTCGGGCAATCGTTCTGTCAACGTGATCGGCGCAGTCCTGTTTGGACTCCAGGAACCGTCTGTAGGCGGACAAATGCTCGGTCAATGGCACGCGCTTCGGCGCTTCGTAGGGATCGACCTTACCTCGACGCCGACAATCTACGTCGTGCTCGACCGACGCGGCCTTCCTCTTGGTCAGCTCCTTGTCGGTGTAACCGGGCGTCGTTTTCCAGTGGCCAAACTCGTCGCGGTACTTGATCGAATACTTCTGAGCAAAACGCTTGACGCGCTTGCCCTTGATCGTCTTGTAGTAGCTCTTTTTGAAGACGCTTGCCATTCTTCGACCCTAACTAACTCCAACGATCGCTTCAATGTCCTCCCGCCGCCAGCGAACTGAACGACCGACCTGGACTGGCTCAGGAAGTGTGCCGTCGAGTACCCTGCGGCGAACCGTTCGTATGTGGATCCCGAGGCAAGCGGCTACCTCTTCCCGAGTCATCATGCTGGCGGCTGGCGGGTTCGCTGACCGGCCGTCGTTCCGTTCGTGTTCACGACACTCTTTCAAGCAGGTGGACAGGAAGGTCAGCACCTCCTGACGCTCACAGTAGCAGCCAAACTCCAGGCTCCGGGCGTGTTGCTGCACTAGTCCAACATGCAGGGCCGCCATACCAATTTCGCGAGCGATCTCGGCGCAACGACGAAGATAGGCTTCACCGTCCACGACGGGTAATACATCAATGCG
This genomic window from Pirellulales bacterium contains:
- a CDS encoding helix-turn-helix domain-containing protein → MSNDRPQTFAEYRGLLESAIEEINRIDVLPVVDGEAYLRRCAEIAREIGMAALHVGLVQQHARSLEFGCYCERQEVLTFLSTCLKECREHERNDGRSANPPAASMMTREEVAACLGIHIRTVRRRVLDGTLPEPVQVGRSVRWRREDIEAIVGVS